The sequence below is a genomic window from Streptosporangium lutulentum.
GCGGCGCCGCGGCGTCCCGCCCTGCCCGGCGGGCGGTACGGGATCCCGGACCCCGCCCCGGACGCGGAAGGGCCCCGGCACTCACGGCCCCGGACCCCGCGACCCCCGAATACGTCAGGTGTCGCGACGGTTCCCGGAGCCCGCGTGCCGGGGCCCTTTCTCAGCGGCTCAGATGAGGCCGAGCTCGCGAACGGCGGCGCGCTCCTCCTCGAGCTCGCGCGTCGAGGCGTCGATGCGCTCGCGGGAGAAGGCGTTGATCTCCAGGCCCTGGATGATCTCCCACTTGCCGTTGCGCGAGGCGACGGGGAAGGAGGAGATGATCCCCTCGGGCACGCCGTACGAACCGTCGGACGGGATCGCGGCGGAGGTCCACTCGGTGCCGTTGACCCAGTCGAAGACGTGGTCGATCGCGGCGTTGGCGGCGGAGGCGGCCGAGGACGCGCCACGGGCCTCGATGATCGCGGCGCCGCGCTTGGCGACGGTCGGGATGAAGGTGTCGCGCAGCCAGGCCTCGTCCACCAGCTCAGCGGCGATCTTGCCACCGACCTCGGTGTGGAACAGGTCGGGGTACTGGGTGGCGGAGTGGTTGCCCCAGATGGTCATCTTCTTGATCTCGGTGACCGGGACCTGGAGCTTGGCGGCGAGCTGGGACAGCGCGCGGTTGTGGTCGAGGCGGGTCATCGCGGTGAACCGCTCGGCCGGGACGTCCGGGGCGTGCTGCTGGGCGATGAGCGAGTTGGTGTTCGCCGGGTTGCCCACGACCAGCACGCGGACGTCGTCGGCGGCGTTGTCGTTGATGGCCTTGCCCTGGGGGCCGAAGATGCCGCCGTTGGCCTGGAGCAGGTCGCCGCGCTCCATGCCCGCCGTACGGGGGCGGGCGCCGACCAGCAGGGCGACGTTGGTGCCGTTGAACGCGACGTTCGGGTCGTCGGTGACCTCGATGCCGCTCAGCAGCGGGAACGCGCAGTCGTCGAGCTCCATCGCGGTGCCCTCGGCAGCCTTGACCGCCTGCGGGATCTCCAGCAGGCTCAGCTTGACCGGGACGTCGGCGCCCAGCAACTGGCCCGAGGCGATGCGGAACAACAGCGCGTAGCCGATCTGGCCGGCGGCGCCGGTGACGGTGACCTTTACGGGACTCTGGGCCATGACCTTCCCCCACTCGAAGGATGAATTGTGACGCTCGGATGTTACCCGTCCACGCCGGACGGCCGTCCGCCGAGTGCCCCGATGCGCCCTCGGGGCAGCAGGATCAACGCGACGAGCGCGACGAGCGCCCCGCCAACGGCGAGCCAGGGGACGACGGTCGCGGTGGCGGCGGCGTGGGCGGCGCTCAGCCCGTGGACGGGCGCGTCGTCCCTGATCACCGAGGCGTAGACCGTGCCGGCGAGGGCCAGGGCGACCGAGCCGCCGACCTGGCGGAAGAAGGTCAGGTTCGCGGTGGCGGTGCCGATGAACCGGGGCGGGACCGAATACTGGATCGCCACGGTCAGGCCGGACAGCATCGGCCCCATGCCGAGGCCCAGAAGCGCCATCCACCCCGCCAGGACCAGAGCAGGGGTCTCGGCCGTGAGCCCGGCGCAGAGCAGCGCCCCGACCGCGATGAGGAACGGTCCCGCGACCAGCCACGGCTTGTAGCGCTGGGTCCTGGAGATGAGGGCACCGGCGATCATGCTGCCGGCCACCATCCCGAGCATGAGCGGGTAGATGCGCAGGCCCGACTCGGTGGCGCTGAGCCCCATGGCCTCCTGGAAGTAGCGCGGCAGGAACACCACCCCGGCGTAGAGGCAGAAGGCGGTGAAGAACGACGCCACGTTGGCCAGCGTGTAGGTCCGGTTGCGGAACAGCTCCAGCGGGATGATCGGCTGCTCGGCCCTCCGCTCGACCAGGACGAACGCCACCAGGAGTACGGCGGAGGCCGCGATCGGCCAGAGCACCGGCCCGCTGGTCCAGGAGTGGTCGTCCAGGCCCTTCTCGGTCAGGCCGACGAGCAGCGCGCCGATGCCCGCGGAGAACACGGCCATGCCCAGGTAGTCGGGGCGGACGCCGCGCCCCTGCCCGGCCACGTGCGGCAGCCGTGCGACGACGATCGCGATGAGGACCAGTCCGACGGGCAGGTTGATCAGGAAGGCCCAGCGCCAGCTGGCCTGGTCGGTGAAGACACCGCCGAGGAACGGCCCGGCGATGTAGCTCAGCGCCATCACCCCGCCGAGCGCGCCCTGGACCCGGCCGCTCCTGTCCGGCGGGAACAGGTCGGCCACCATCGCCAGGGAGAGCGGCAGCAGCGCTCCCGCCCCCAGCCCCTGCAGCGCGCGGAAGCCGATCAGCTGGCCCATGTCCTGGGCGACGCCGCACAGGAGCGAGCCGAGCAGGAACACCACGACGCCGATCAGCAGCAGCGGCTTGCGGCCGTAGGTGTCGGACAGCCTGCCGTACAGGGGGACGGTGATGGTGGAGGTCAGCAGGTAGGCCGTCACGACCCAGACATAGAGGTCTGAGCCGCCGAGCTCCTCGGTGATCCGGGGCAGGGCGGTGCCGACGATCGTCTGGTCGAGCATCGCGAGAAACATTCCGCCGAGGACGGCGAGCAGGAGCAGCCCGTTGCCGGAACGGGGCTTTGCGGGGGATATCAATACGTCAGTAGACACATGTTGATAATTACCTGTCTGCTTTGACATGTCAACGCGCGGATATGATGAGGGCATGTCCCTGCGGATCGCCCTTCTCGGCCTGCTGACCGTCTCCGGCCCCTCCAGCGGCTACGACCTCACGAAACTCTTCGAGGGGTCGATCAACCACGCCTGGCAGGCCGGGCACAGCCAGATCTATCCGGAGCTGAACAAGATGGCGGCGGACGGCCTGGTGACCGTCGAGGAGGAGGGTCCCCGGGGCAGGAAGACCTACGCGATCACCGACGCGGGCTCGCTGGAGCTGCGGCGGTGGCTGGTGGAGAAGGAGCCGTCACGGTCGCACCGCAGCGAGGCGGCGCTCCGCGCCTTCCTGCTGCCCACCCTGGAGCCGCAGGAGGCCCTGGCGCTGCTCCGCGCGGAGGTCGAGGTCTACGACGCCAAACTGGAGGCGCTGGAGGCACTCTGGAGGAGCAAGTCCCTCGCAGAGGTCGGCTTCGGGAAATACGCCCTGGACCTGGGCATCCGGCAGATCCGGACGGTGCGTGACTGGGCCGCCGACACGGCGGCGGCGATCGAGAGCTCGGGCGGAGGGGCTCGGCCCTAGGCGCAGGGGGCCATGGCGGGGAGGCCGTTCTCGCGGGTGGCGAACTCGACCTTCGAGAAATGCTCGTCGAGCAGTCTCGCGATCGTGCCGTCCTTGTAGAGGGCGGCGATCGCCCCCTGCACGGCCTCGCAGGTGCGCTCGTCGCCCTTCTTGACGGCCACCGCGTAGCGCTCGTCGGTGAGCTTCAGGCCGAGCACCTTGTAACGGACGCTCTCCCGGTCGGCGAACCCGGCCAGCAGCAGGTCGTCCCCGGGAACCGCGTCGACCTCGCCTTTCAGCAGCTTGTCCATGCACTCGGAGTAGGTCTGGGCGGGAACCAGCGTGAGCCGGTCCACCTCGCCCTGCAGGACGGCCACCGAGGTGCTCGCGGCCGGCCGGCACACGCGGCGGCCCTCCAGGTCCTTCGCGGCCGCGATCGGCGAATCGCCCCTGACGAGGACGTCGACGTGGGCGAGATAGTACGGCCCGGCGAAGGTGACGCCGTCCTCGTCGTTGATCGGATACGTCGCGAGGACCAGGTCGAGGTCGCCGGTCGACAGCAGCCTCGGCCGCTCCTCCCGGCTGGTCGCCCGGAAGGTCACGCCGTCCCGGGGCACTCCCAGCGCTCGGGCGACCTCGACCGCGAGGTCGATCTCGAATCCCTTCCAGTCGCCGTTGTCGTTCAGCGCGATACCGGGCAGGAAGTCACGCACGCCGACGGTGAGCCTGCCGGTCTTGGCCGCCTTGTCCACCACGGAGGCGAACGTCCCCGGGACGGGCTCCCCCGTGGGCTGGACCTCCTCCGCGCCGAACAACGGCGGCCACCCGGTGGCCACGAGGGTCGCGGCGCCCCCGATCAGCAGGACGGCCGCGGCGGCGACCGCGGCGATCCAGCGGCCCTTGCGGGAACGCCTGGCCGGGAGCGGCCCCGGGTCCCCGACCCAGGTCGCCGTGGCGACGTCCTGCCAACCCGGCGGGACGTCCGCCGGGCGCTCGCCGTACCCAGGAGACGAGGGACGCTCGCCGTACCCGGGAGACGAGGGACGCTCGCCGTACCCGGGAAAGGACGGGTGACCGGGAGACGGGTGACCGGGGGACGACGGACGCTCGCCGTGACCGGGCCGCTCCCGGCGGTCGTCCCGGGTGGGCGCGTCGTGGCCGGGGTGCCGCGACGAAGGGTCCGTGGCCGGGGGAACCGGACCGGTCGGGACGGCGCCGCCCGGCCTGGTGCCCGGGATGGGAACGCCCAGCCTGACGCTCGGTATCCGCATGGGGCTGGTGGCGTCGTCCTCCTCCGGGCCGGCGACCTGGGCGCCCTGGTTGAGGATCATGGGTGACGCGTTCACGGTCTCGGGGTGGCCGAGCATCCGGAGCAGTATCTGATCGGCCGAGGGCCGGGTGGCGGGCGACTTGGACAGTGCGGAGCGGACCACGCCGCGCAGCGGCTCCGGCATGACGCTGACGTCCACCTCGTGGTTGAGGATGCGGTTCAGCACCACCGCGATCGAGCCGCCCGCGAAGGCGGTCTCCCCCGTCGCGGCGAACACGATGGTCGCCCCCCAGGCGAACACGTCGGTGTACGGGCCGACGTCGGAGCCGGAGATCTGCTCGGGCGCCATGTAGGCCGGGGTGCCGATGGCCCGGCTGGTGATCGTGCCGGTGGAGTCGATGATGCGGGCGATGCCGAAGTCGACCACGCGGGGACCGTCGGCGGCGATGAGCACGTTGTCCGGCTTGAAGTCGCGGTGCACGATCGAGGCGTGGTGGATCGCGGTGAGCGCGGTGGCCGTGCCGATCGCCAGCCGCTGCAGCGCGGTGCCCTTGAGCGGGCCGTCGTCCTCCACGACCTGGCGCAGCGACCTGCCGTCGATGTACTCGCTGGCGATGTAGGGGGTGTCGCCTTCGAGATCGACGTCCATCACACCCGCCGTGCAGAACGAGGCGACCCGCTGCGCCGCCCTCGCCTCCCTGGCGAACCGCGACCTGGCGACCGTGTCCCCGGAGAACTTCACGTGCAGCAACTTGATCGCCGCCCGCTCCCCCGACGCGTTGATCCCCAGGTAGACGACCCCCTGGCCGCCCTCGCCGATCCGCCCGACGATGCGGAACGGCCCCACCTGGCGCGGCTCCCCCGCCTCCAGCGGCGCGATATCCGGCATCATCGTCCCCACGTCTCTTAATGTCCCGACAAGCCAAACTTTACGGTGTCACAGGTTGCCCACTCATCGTGTTATCCCGACGTGACCGCACATTTCCCACGCTCCGCGCCTCATCGCCCGCTCCTTCACGGCGAGGAACACGAACACGCCCACCCATCAAATTTCCGACAATCACCCCAATCTGGCGCTCCAGCCGCTTAGATCGCTACCGTTGACCGTCCCCTCAGGCAAGCCGGAGCAAAAACCCTCATGCGCCGATATACCGGTTATCGCGAGTTCGTCCAGCGCGATCAGCGTTCCCTCGTCGGCACCGCCCTCCTCCTCACCGGCAGCCACGAACACGCCATCCGTCTCGCCCTGCGTGCCTTCCACACCGTCGGCCTCGACTGGCCCCCGCCGCTGTGGGAGAACTCCACCACGCACGCCCAGATCGCGCTCTACCGCCGTTTCCTGCAGCGGCCGAGCGCCGCGGGCAGCACGGCCCTGGTACGGCTCCCGCCCCGGCAGCGGCTCCTCGTCGTCGCCTGCCTCCACGACGGCAGATCTCGCGGGGAGATGGCCACCCTCCTCAGCCTGCCCCTGGCGACCGTGGAGACGGAGATCACCGAGGCGGTGTCCACGCTCACCAAGGGCAACGAGAGCCGTCTGGTCGCGAGGCTGGCGACGGGGGCGGGCGAGGCCTCGGTGCCCGACCTCACCGCCCGGGCCATGCGCGCGCTCAGGCGTCGCCGCACCCGGGGTGCCTTCCTCACCATGGCCGCCGCCCTCGTCCCGATCGGCCTCATCGCCGCGTTCATCCTGTTCCAGTCGGGAGAGGTGTGGTGGAACTCGGCTCTGGGCGAGCGGAACCACCCGCTCTCGACGAGGTCCCCGGAGACCATGCAGGTGGTCCCCGCCCCGACCCCGGCCCCGGCCACCGGCCTCCAGCCGTGGCGCGCTCCGCGGACCTCCTCCGTGATCCGCTACGCGGTCCCCGGGCAGTGCCCCGGCGAGGGCCTCGCGGCGGGCGGCGGGTCC
It includes:
- a CDS encoding MDR family MFS transporter, which codes for MSTDVLISPAKPRSGNGLLLLAVLGGMFLAMLDQTIVGTALPRITEELGGSDLYVWVVTAYLLTSTITVPLYGRLSDTYGRKPLLLIGVVVFLLGSLLCGVAQDMGQLIGFRALQGLGAGALLPLSLAMVADLFPPDRSGRVQGALGGVMALSYIAGPFLGGVFTDQASWRWAFLINLPVGLVLIAIVVARLPHVAGQGRGVRPDYLGMAVFSAGIGALLVGLTEKGLDDHSWTSGPVLWPIAASAVLLVAFVLVERRAEQPIIPLELFRNRTYTLANVASFFTAFCLYAGVVFLPRYFQEAMGLSATESGLRIYPLMLGMVAGSMIAGALISRTQRYKPWLVAGPFLIAVGALLCAGLTAETPALVLAGWMALLGLGMGPMLSGLTVAIQYSVPPRFIGTATANLTFFRQVGGSVALALAGTVYASVIRDDAPVHGLSAAHAAATATVVPWLAVGGALVALVALILLPRGRIGALGGRPSGVDG
- a CDS encoding PadR family transcriptional regulator; translation: MSLRIALLGLLTVSGPSSGYDLTKLFEGSINHAWQAGHSQIYPELNKMAADGLVTVEEEGPRGRKTYAITDAGSLELRRWLVEKEPSRSHRSEAALRAFLLPTLEPQEALALLRAEVEVYDAKLEALEALWRSKSLAEVGFGKYALDLGIRQIRTVRDWAADTAAAIESSGGGARP
- a CDS encoding bifunctional serine/threonine-protein kinase/glutamate ABC transporter substrate-binding protein; protein product: MMPDIAPLEAGEPRQVGPFRIVGRIGEGGQGVVYLGINASGERAAIKLLHVKFSGDTVARSRFAREARAAQRVASFCTAGVMDVDLEGDTPYIASEYIDGRSLRQVVEDDGPLKGTALQRLAIGTATALTAIHHASIVHRDFKPDNVLIAADGPRVVDFGIARIIDSTGTITSRAIGTPAYMAPEQISGSDVGPYTDVFAWGATIVFAATGETAFAGGSIAVVLNRILNHEVDVSVMPEPLRGVVRSALSKSPATRPSADQILLRMLGHPETVNASPMILNQGAQVAGPEEDDATSPMRIPSVRLGVPIPGTRPGGAVPTGPVPPATDPSSRHPGHDAPTRDDRRERPGHGERPSSPGHPSPGHPSFPGYGERPSSPGYGERPSSPGYGERPADVPPGWQDVATATWVGDPGPLPARRSRKGRWIAAVAAAAVLLIGGAATLVATGWPPLFGAEEVQPTGEPVPGTFASVVDKAAKTGRLTVGVRDFLPGIALNDNGDWKGFEIDLAVEVARALGVPRDGVTFRATSREERPRLLSTGDLDLVLATYPINDEDGVTFAGPYYLAHVDVLVRGDSPIAAAKDLEGRRVCRPAASTSVAVLQGEVDRLTLVPAQTYSECMDKLLKGEVDAVPGDDLLLAGFADRESVRYKVLGLKLTDERYAVAVKKGDERTCEAVQGAIAALYKDGTIARLLDEHFSKVEFATRENGLPAMAPCA
- a CDS encoding malate dehydrogenase, coding for MAQSPVKVTVTGAAGQIGYALLFRIASGQLLGADVPVKLSLLEIPQAVKAAEGTAMELDDCAFPLLSGIEVTDDPNVAFNGTNVALLVGARPRTAGMERGDLLQANGGIFGPQGKAINDNAADDVRVLVVGNPANTNSLIAQQHAPDVPAERFTAMTRLDHNRALSQLAAKLQVPVTEIKKMTIWGNHSATQYPDLFHTEVGGKIAAELVDEAWLRDTFIPTVAKRGAAIIEARGASSAASAANAAIDHVFDWVNGTEWTSAAIPSDGSYGVPEGIISSFPVASRNGKWEIIQGLEINAFSRERIDASTRELEEERAAVRELGLI